The following proteins come from a genomic window of bacterium:
- the rlmN gene encoding 23S rRNA (adenine(2503)-C(2))-methyltransferase RlmN gives MKNKMDDKIKVLNFTPEEIRRILKNMGEPPYKGKQFCRWVYEKSVSDVEKMTDLSLDTRNLIKNRFDICLVKISDERISADGSVKLLCGLEDGEAVEIVLIKHSGRNTLCLSTQAGCKYGCSFCASAKSGFSRNLNAGEIISQVLVAKQRLAAGRLNNIVYMGVGEPLDNFENVAKSLEIITSESGFNIGQRKITVSTCGIAPQIIKFADLGKQYELSVSLHAAADETRNRIMPVNKKYPLKELLKACEYFYNKTKREVTFEYVLLKGMNDSEKDAENLVKLVKGFKSRINIIPYNAALYSEFIPPDNETLKLFCGKLSDAGLKVTVRWSKGSDIDAACGQLRFLRKKDKMRQGVE, from the coding sequence TTGAAAAATAAAATGGATGATAAGATCAAGGTTCTAAATTTTACGCCTGAAGAAATACGGCGCATATTGAAAAATATGGGGGAGCCTCCCTATAAAGGGAAGCAGTTCTGCCGGTGGGTCTATGAGAAGTCCGTTAGCGATGTTGAGAAGATGACAGACCTTTCACTTGATACGAGAAATCTGATAAAAAACAGGTTTGACATATGCCTTGTTAAAATCTCAGATGAAAGGATATCGGCGGACGGCAGTGTTAAATTGCTCTGCGGGTTGGAGGACGGAGAAGCCGTAGAAATCGTCCTGATTAAGCATTCAGGAAGAAATACTCTATGCCTTTCGACGCAGGCCGGGTGTAAATACGGGTGTTCTTTTTGCGCAAGCGCAAAATCCGGTTTTTCAAGAAATCTGAATGCCGGGGAAATAATTTCTCAGGTTCTTGTCGCGAAACAGAGGTTAGCCGCCGGCAGGCTGAATAATATTGTCTATATGGGTGTGGGGGAACCTCTGGACAATTTTGAAAATGTGGCAAAGAGTCTTGAAATCATTACTTCGGAAAGCGGTTTTAACATAGGCCAGAGGAAAATAACGGTTTCAACATGCGGCATAGCCCCGCAGATAATAAAGTTTGCCGATTTGGGAAAACAGTATGAATTATCGGTTTCATTGCATGCGGCGGCGGATGAAACAAGAAACAGGATTATGCCGGTTAATAAGAAATACCCGTTAAAAGAATTGTTAAAAGCGTGCGAATATTTTTATAATAAGACAAAAAGAGAAGTGACTTTCGAATATGTGTTGCTTAAGGGTATGAATGATTCCGAAAAAGATGCGGAAAACCTTGTAAAACTGGTCAAAGGTTTTAAGAGCAGGATAAATATTATCCCGTATAACGCAGCACTGTATTCAGAGTTTATTCCGCCGGATAATGAAACGCTGAAGTTATTTTGCGGAAAATTATCGGATGCCGGCTTGAAAGTTACCGTGAGGTGGTCGAAAGGTTCGGATATCGACGCGGCATGCGGGCAGTTGAGGTTTTTAAGGAAAAAAGACAAGATGCGGCAAGGTGTTGAATGA
- a CDS encoding histidine phosphatase family protein has protein sequence MFEKSGKDVYLVRHGETTWNFSRKIQGQKNPPLTKLGRKQAGAAAEYFSRLSRTDFKVFSSDLKRARETAKCFSDVLHKRILYEKGIREIALGDWEGMTPEEVDFHFDDGFKKWLLKPSRIVIPGAETIEEFQVRVKKAWDTLFPKLHDSNSIIVTHGGVITALLAWWLKADFDTLILRLVIDNGSITHVRVSATRVIVMSVNSVSHIHHFLEK, from the coding sequence ATGTTTGAAAAAAGCGGAAAAGACGTTTATTTGGTAAGACATGGAGAAACGACCTGGAATTTTTCAAGAAAAATACAGGGCCAGAAAAATCCTCCGCTTACAAAACTTGGAAGAAAACAGGCCGGAGCCGCGGCCGAATATTTTTCCCGTCTCAGCCGAACGGACTTTAAAGTTTTTTCCAGTGATTTGAAGAGGGCGAGAGAAACGGCAAAATGCTTTTCCGACGTCCTGCATAAAAGAATTTTGTATGAAAAGGGCATAAGAGAAATTGCCCTGGGTGATTGGGAGGGGATGACTCCCGAAGAGGTGGATTTCCATTTTGACGACGGGTTTAAAAAATGGCTTTTAAAACCTTCGCGTATTGTTATTCCAGGGGCGGAAACCATAGAAGAATTTCAGGTAAGGGTAAAAAAAGCATGGGATACCCTTTTCCCAAAGCTGCATGACAGCAATTCTATTATTGTTACGCACGGCGGGGTTATAACAGCTCTGCTTGCCTGGTGGCTCAAAGCTGATTTTGACACACTGATATTGAGACTTGTCATTGATAACGGTTCAATAACGCATGTCCGTGTTTCAGCCACGCGAGTTATAGTGATGTCCGTTAATTCTGTTTCCCATATACATCATTTTCTTGAAAAATAA
- a CDS encoding STAS domain-containing protein produces the protein MLKIGFSKEKDILSVIFKGDFDESGAEDVKEELESLCNDGTNRKIIFNMGEVPYLSSFGIRELLNCVKMIDKCGGRYCFWGFNDNVRRVLEKSGLADILNIADLEKTAKQKISD, from the coding sequence ATGTTGAAAATCGGGTTTTCAAAAGAAAAAGATATTTTATCCGTGATATTCAAAGGGGATTTTGACGAATCAGGCGCCGAGGATGTCAAAGAAGAACTTGAATCTCTGTGCAATGACGGAACTAACAGGAAAATCATATTCAATATGGGAGAAGTTCCTTATCTGAGCAGTTTTGGCATCAGAGAGCTTTTGAATTGCGTCAAGATGATAGACAAATGCGGCGGCAGGTATTGTTTCTGGGGTTTCAATGATAATGTCAGGCGCGTGCTTGAAAAATCAGGGTTGGCGGATATACTCAATATTGCCGATTTGGAAAAAACCGCGAAACAGAAAATATCAGACTGA
- the rpsB gene encoding 30S ribosomal protein S2, translating into MPVVTIKELLEAGVHFGHQTHRWNPKMKRYIFESRDGIYIIDLQKTALQLEEAYRLVKETVSAGLDVLFVGTKKQAKECIKDAADKCGMYYVNERWLGGTLTNFVTIRRSISRLNEIEKQEEEGIFETLTKKEVISILKEKERLKKYLQGIRDMKKLPGVLFVVDPKRERIAVLEAKKLKIKVIAIVDTNCDPDIVDIPIPGNDDAMRTISLIANKIADAALEGNEGKVKRIAEEEEEKKSLMQKKPEVEETIEDVIEKKKKKEEKKKPKRKLTRLKKNEKPE; encoded by the coding sequence GTGCCAGTAGTCACTATTAAAGAGTTGCTCGAAGCAGGGGTTCATTTCGGGCATCAAACTCACCGGTGGAACCCGAAAATGAAGCGTTATATATTCGAATCGCGCGATGGAATATATATTATCGATCTCCAGAAAACCGCCTTACAGCTTGAAGAAGCGTACCGTTTGGTTAAAGAAACCGTTTCCGCGGGCCTTGATGTGCTGTTTGTGGGCACAAAAAAACAGGCGAAGGAATGCATAAAAGATGCCGCGGATAAATGCGGTATGTATTATGTAAACGAACGATGGCTTGGAGGGACGCTTACCAATTTTGTTACAATAAGAAGAAGCATATCCAGGCTCAATGAAATCGAAAAACAGGAAGAAGAAGGGATTTTTGAAACCCTTACCAAGAAAGAAGTTATAAGCATATTAAAAGAAAAAGAACGGCTTAAGAAGTATCTTCAGGGAATCAGGGATATGAAAAAGCTGCCCGGGGTGCTTTTTGTTGTTGATCCCAAAAGGGAAAGAATAGCTGTTTTGGAAGCAAAAAAACTCAAAATAAAGGTTATCGCTATTGTTGATACTAATTGCGATCCTGACATTGTGGATATTCCTATACCGGGTAATGATGATGCCATGAGGACTATTTCTCTGATTGCCAATAAAATTGCCGATGCGGCGCTTGAAGGCAATGAAGGCAAAGTTAAGAGGATAGCGGAAGAAGAGGAAGAGAAGAAATCTTTAATGCAGAAGAAACCGGAAGTTGAAGAAACGATTGAAGATGTCATTGAAAAGAAGAAAAAGAAAGAAGAGAAGAAAAAGCCCAAGAGAAAGTTAACGAGGTTAAAGAAAAACGAAAAACCGGAATAA
- the tsf gene encoding translation elongation factor Ts, producing the protein MEISAAQVKELRDKTGAGMMDCKKALAETGADMEKAVDVLRKKGLAAISKRSGRAAKEGLIRIKVSADGKKTALVELNCETDFVSNNDKFRVFADKVLETVYQNGESARESKEVIDLIGDIGASIGENIKIGRVKVLSTKGCFVPYIHLDNKLGVIVELSAELDDGVRITGKDIAMQVAAANPLCVNAEQAPKDVIEKEREIFADQVKGKPANIVDKIVEGKIKKFLNQICLLEQPFIKDQDMSVKQYLEKKSKETGKEINVSSFVRIKIGEE; encoded by the coding sequence ATGGAAATTAGCGCAGCTCAGGTTAAGGAATTGAGGGATAAGACCGGCGCGGGTATGATGGATTGTAAAAAAGCGCTTGCAGAAACCGGCGCCGATATGGAAAAAGCGGTGGATGTCTTAAGAAAAAAAGGACTCGCTGCGATTTCCAAACGCTCGGGCAGAGCCGCAAAAGAAGGTTTGATCAGGATAAAAGTTTCAGCTGACGGTAAAAAAACCGCGCTGGTCGAATTGAATTGCGAAACAGACTTTGTCTCAAATAATGATAAATTCAGGGTTTTTGCGGATAAAGTGCTTGAAACAGTCTATCAAAACGGAGAATCGGCGAGAGAGAGCAAAGAAGTTATTGATTTAATCGGCGATATCGGGGCAAGCATAGGCGAGAACATTAAAATCGGCAGGGTAAAAGTCCTTTCGACTAAAGGCTGTTTTGTCCCGTATATACATCTTGACAATAAACTCGGTGTTATCGTGGAACTTTCGGCGGAACTGGATGATGGAGTCAGGATAACCGGTAAAGATATCGCCATGCAGGTGGCGGCGGCAAACCCTCTCTGTGTGAATGCGGAACAGGCCCCCAAAGATGTCATAGAGAAAGAACGCGAGATTTTTGCCGATCAGGTGAAGGGCAAGCCGGCGAACATTGTTGATAAAATCGTGGAAGGGAAAATCAAAAAGTTTCTTAACCAGATATGCCTTTTGGAACAGCCCTTTATAAAGGATCAGGATATGTCGGTCAAACAATATCTTGAAAAGAAATCAAAAGAAACGGGGAAAGAAATAAACGTCAGCAGTTTTGTCAGGATTAAAATCGGGGAAGAATAG
- a CDS encoding type II secretion system GspH family protein yields MVDEMAGVYDIKNRGFTLIELLVVIAIISILAGLLLPALKKAREQAYNAMCQSNLKQIGNAIYMYTCDYDGTLPFAVTFSWEPDNTGAWNPNPGSAYLHDVLKPYLLAASKSGEAGILGEVWICRSADLQLLEWGGAEPQNEKYYRYNYWFSCGGGTSSQNAVGKGRKIENVPHQSEACLVFDTCWGDWDDVAGKPKLPHNGINVLYVDGHVGFVPERIYFSLDTPMSGTEHPYEQPFKSQGWF; encoded by the coding sequence ATGGTAGATGAGATGGCCGGTGTATACGATATAAAAAATCGTGGCTTTACGCTGATAGAACTTCTGGTTGTTATCGCCATAATTTCCATTCTGGCGGGACTTCTGCTTCCTGCATTAAAAAAGGCCCGGGAGCAGGCGTATAACGCTATGTGCCAGTCTAACTTAAAGCAGATAGGCAATGCGATATACATGTATACCTGCGATTATGACGGCACACTGCCTTTTGCCGTGACATTTTCATGGGAGCCTGACAATACAGGAGCATGGAACCCCAATCCCGGTTCGGCTTATCTCCACGATGTTTTAAAACCCTACCTGCTGGCAGCCTCCAAATCCGGCGAAGCCGGCATACTGGGCGAAGTCTGGATATGCAGATCTGCCGATTTACAGTTGCTTGAATGGGGAGGAGCAGAGCCGCAGAATGAAAAGTATTACAGATATAATTACTGGTTTTCGTGTGGAGGAGGGACATCTTCCCAGAATGCGGTTGGCAAGGGGAGAAAAATAGAGAATGTCCCGCATCAGTCTGAAGCGTGTCTTGTATTTGACACTTGCTGGGGAGATTGGGATGATGTTGCCGGGAAACCGAAGCTTCCCCATAACGGTATAAACGTATTGTATGTTGACGGGCATGTGGGTTTTGTTCCTGAAAGAATTTATTTTTCGCTGGATACTCCTATGAGCGGGACAGAACATCCTTACGAACAACCTTTTAAATCCCAGGGCTGGTTTTAA
- the frr gene encoding ribosome recycling factor, whose translation MALKKILAEMEDHMKKSAKNVHDEFSSIRTGKASPALVENIMVEYYGSQMKLKEIAGITTPDPRLIVVQPWDVGAVSAIEKAIMKSDLGITPNNDGRILRIPIPELNEERRKDLIKLVRKMAEDGKVSIRNIRRHANHEIEMKFKESAVTEDEKFEAVEKTQKKTDEYIKEIDELVKHKEKEIMEV comes from the coding sequence ATGGCTCTTAAAAAAATTCTTGCTGAAATGGAAGATCATATGAAAAAAAGCGCAAAAAATGTTCATGATGAATTTTCTTCAATCCGGACCGGGAAAGCTTCCCCCGCATTGGTGGAAAATATCATGGTTGAGTATTATGGATCCCAGATGAAGCTTAAAGAAATTGCCGGTATTACGACTCCGGATCCCAGGCTTATTGTTGTACAGCCGTGGGATGTCGGCGCGGTTTCGGCGATTGAGAAAGCGATTATGAAATCGGATCTGGGAATTACCCCTAATAATGACGGCAGGATCTTGCGCATACCCATCCCCGAACTTAATGAAGAAAGAAGAAAAGATTTGATAAAGCTTGTCAGGAAGATGGCGGAAGACGGGAAAGTTTCCATAAGGAATATCAGGCGCCACGCCAATCATGAAATCGAGATGAAGTTTAAGGAGTCGGCTGTTACTGAGGATGAGAAATTCGAAGCCGTTGAAAAAACACAAAAAAAGACCGATGAGTATATAAAAGAGATTGATGAATTGGTAAAACACAAAGAAAAAGAAATAATGGAAGTTTGA
- a CDS encoding class II SORL domain-containing protein: MNNMGNLFQSADWKSEKHVPVIDMPETVEKGKVFEVKVTVGKEIPHPNKTEHHINWIKLYFQPEGEKFPCQIGMAEFNAHGASVKGPDTSSVYSDYRCIFAFKTDKPGVLYASSYCNIHGLWQNSGELKVK, encoded by the coding sequence ATGAATAACATGGGGAATCTTTTCCAGTCGGCCGATTGGAAAAGCGAAAAACACGTGCCGGTAATAGATATGCCTGAGACGGTTGAAAAAGGAAAGGTCTTTGAAGTGAAGGTAACGGTAGGCAAGGAAATTCCGCATCCGAATAAAACCGAGCATCATATAAATTGGATAAAGCTATATTTTCAGCCCGAAGGGGAAAAATTCCCCTGTCAGATAGGAATGGCGGAATTTAACGCCCACGGGGCTTCGGTAAAAGGTCCCGACACAAGTTCTGTCTATTCCGACTACCGGTGTATTTTTGCTTTTAAGACAGATAAGCCCGGGGTTCTATATGCTTCAAGTTACTGCAATATCCATGGCCTGTGGCAGAATTCAGGAGAACTAAAAGTCAAATAA
- the pyrH gene encoding UMP kinase, producing the protein MSGSKPFTKYKRIILKLSGESLEGDQYSIDRDKTLEIAKKMKDISRIGTQIGIVIGGGNIFRGLSASEKGMDRTTADYMGMLATVINALALQSDLEKIGVQTRVMTAFEMRAIGELYIRRRAVRHLEKGRVVIFAGGTGNPFFSTDTTAALRASEVNADAIIKATKVDGVYSDDPMKNKKAKLFKDLTYIDVLKKNLKVMDSTAISLCMDNRMPIIVLNMSNPGAIRNVLLGKKIGTVVHG; encoded by the coding sequence ATGTCCGGCTCTAAACCGTTTACGAAATATAAGAGGATAATACTAAAACTCAGCGGGGAATCCCTCGAAGGGGACCAATATAGCATAGACAGGGATAAAACGCTTGAAATCGCAAAGAAAATGAAGGATATTTCCCGCATAGGCACACAGATAGGTATTGTTATAGGCGGCGGTAATATCTTCAGGGGATTATCGGCAAGCGAGAAGGGCATGGACAGGACAACAGCCGACTATATGGGTATGCTTGCGACCGTTATTAATGCACTGGCATTGCAGTCTGACCTTGAAAAAATAGGCGTTCAGACGCGTGTTATGACGGCTTTTGAAATGAGAGCTATCGGGGAGCTGTACATAAGAAGAAGGGCTGTCCGTCATCTGGAAAAGGGGAGAGTCGTAATTTTTGCCGGAGGGACAGGCAACCCGTTTTTCTCGACAGATACTACTGCGGCGCTTCGTGCCAGCGAAGTTAACGCGGATGCGATTATTAAAGCTACAAAAGTTGACGGAGTCTATTCGGATGACCCCATGAAAAATAAAAAAGCGAAGCTTTTTAAAGACCTGACTTACATTGATGTGCTGAAAAAGAACCTTAAAGTTATGGATTCCACGGCTATATCACTTTGTATGGATAACAGGATGCCCATAATAGTCCTTAATATGTCAAACCCCGGCGCGATCAGGAATGTCCTGCTTGGTAAAAAAATAGGAACGGTTGTCCACGGCTGA
- a CDS encoding DUF4190 domain-containing protein, whose translation MAENISVNVAEKSETSNLAIISMVLSIIGLVGFCICLGPVLGIPAVICGHIALSKIKSSNGKFSGSGMAVTGLIIGYISIALTVIWILFSLIAIPKFTAAAKEAKQVMCISRIRQIGTACQVYKMGYMAYPDTLSRLYPEYISDLEIFTCPNTCDRISSAEEIDEYSSYIYDCDCADDDNGKTPMICDKEGNHPNGVNCYFSNGEAEWCPGCGLN comes from the coding sequence ATGGCTGAAAACATATCAGTTAATGTTGCAGAAAAATCAGAAACAAGTAATCTGGCTATTATAAGCATGGTCCTTTCGATTATCGGATTGGTCGGTTTTTGTATCTGTCTTGGCCCGGTCCTTGGAATACCTGCCGTAATATGCGGACATATAGCCCTCTCAAAAATCAAGTCTTCCAACGGCAAGTTTTCCGGAAGCGGAATGGCTGTAACAGGGCTTATAATAGGTTATATAAGCATAGCATTGACCGTAATCTGGATACTTTTTTCACTGATCGCCATTCCGAAGTTCACCGCTGCCGCGAAAGAGGCAAAACAGGTGATGTGTATAAGCCGTATCCGGCAAATAGGAACGGCATGTCAGGTATATAAGATGGGTTATATGGCATATCCCGACACATTATCAAGGCTTTATCCTGAATACATCTCCGATTTGGAAATTTTTACCTGTCCGAATACCTGCGACCGCATTTCTTCCGCTGAAGAAATCGATGAGTATTCGAGTTATATTTATGATTGTGACTGCGCGGATGATGATAACGGGAAAACCCCTATGATATGCGACAAAGAAGGGAATCATCCTAACGGTGTTAACTGTTATTTTTCTAACGGTGAAGCGGAATGGTGCCCCGGCTGCGGCTTGAATTGA
- a CDS encoding lysophospholipid acyltransferase family protein translates to MRLVCSTSKITATRGDIFDKYAKEGSNIFAFWHNRLFFHTYYYFLHCKKKKISVLISMSRDGDYGTALALSLGFDVVRGSSSRGGQKAIKEITSKITCGNNVAITPDGPRGPAFRVNDGIIKIAQMTGARIIPVSYDASGKWVLKSWDKFILLKPFGRVHIAFGDPVNVPEDMTSEMTEQYRKKLEETLRRLDNLCAEQLNITA, encoded by the coding sequence TTGAGATTGGTCTGCAGTACAAGTAAAATAACCGCAACACGCGGTGATATTTTCGATAAATATGCGAAAGAGGGAAGCAACATCTTCGCATTCTGGCATAACAGGCTTTTTTTTCACACATATTATTATTTCCTCCATTGCAAAAAGAAAAAAATATCAGTGCTTATAAGTATGAGCAGGGATGGAGATTACGGAACGGCTTTAGCTCTGAGCCTCGGATTCGATGTAGTGAGGGGGTCTTCCAGCAGGGGCGGACAGAAAGCGATTAAAGAGATAACTTCAAAGATTACCTGCGGAAATAATGTTGCCATTACCCCGGATGGCCCCAGAGGCCCGGCTTTCAGGGTAAATGACGGCATAATTAAAATTGCGCAGATGACCGGGGCCCGGATAATTCCGGTTAGTTATGATGCGAGCGGGAAATGGGTGCTGAAAAGCTGGGATAAATTTATTCTCTTAAAACCTTTCGGCAGAGTCCATATCGCGTTTGGAGACCCGGTTAATGTGCCTGAAGACATGACTTCGGAGATGACAGAGCAATACAGGAAAAAACTTGAAGAAACATTGAGGCGTCTTGATAATTTATGCGCCGAACAGTTAAATATAACCGCTTAA
- a CDS encoding ABC transporter ATP-binding protein/permease has translation MREYMRLFKYVKPYVTYLVLGLLSMFLATIFSIISLWTLVPIMDKVLMGKELVDSTSLNFPFKHILHSFLDYLNTVDRINLLYGAIIFIFISLLIKGVFTFAQKVLMEKMGQGVVRDIREDVYAHIHDLSVGYFSESRTGEIMSRITYDASLLREGLSGRVAESIFEGMQLFLCLFLIFIIDWKLSLMVLLISPAIIGPVSVIGRKIKKLASSSQDRVADISSIMQETLTGIRIVKAFNMKKYEKERFGVENQKFYRLMIKAVKREAFVSPIVELVGIVVLAGISIYGFKQVVAGAMTAGWLFYFYGLVVSCLKPAKTLAKTNVDIQRAAAAASKLFEILDKEPDIKDEDNAVELSGFRNNIEFRDVSFKYGGCDENVLNDVSIKVETGKILAIVGPSGAGKSTMVNLIPRFYDPVAGAVLIDGKDIRRFKLESLRQKIGIVTQDTILFNDTIANNISYGNRELGLEDIADAAKKANADSFIKSFQKGYDTVIGERGVKLSGGEKQRITIARALLKNPPILILDEATSSLDTESEKLVQDALNVLMKGRTVFVIAHRLSTVKNADSIIVLERGKVVQHGTHSALLNDEKGLYKKLYNLQFNL, from the coding sequence ATGAGAGAATACATGAGGCTTTTTAAATATGTCAAACCTTATGTGACCTACCTTGTCCTGGGGCTGTTAAGCATGTTTCTGGCTACGATTTTCAGTATTATTTCGCTCTGGACATTGGTTCCCATTATGGACAAGGTGTTAATGGGCAAAGAGCTTGTGGATTCCACATCTCTTAATTTCCCTTTCAAGCACATCCTTCATTCTTTTTTGGATTATCTTAACACGGTCGACAGAATAAACCTTCTTTACGGAGCTATCATATTTATTTTTATTTCTCTGCTGATCAAGGGAGTCTTTACATTTGCGCAGAAAGTGCTTATGGAAAAAATGGGGCAAGGGGTGGTCAGGGATATAAGAGAGGATGTCTATGCCCATATCCATGATCTTTCAGTCGGGTATTTTAGTGAAAGCAGGACAGGGGAAATAATGTCGCGTATTACCTATGACGCTTCCTTGTTGAGAGAAGGCCTTTCCGGAAGGGTTGCGGAATCAATATTTGAGGGGATGCAGCTGTTTTTATGTTTGTTTCTGATTTTTATTATAGACTGGAAATTGTCACTTATGGTTTTGCTGATTTCGCCTGCCATAATAGGGCCTGTTTCCGTTATCGGCAGAAAAATCAAAAAGCTTGCGTCAAGTTCGCAGGACAGGGTGGCGGATATAAGCTCTATAATGCAGGAAACTCTTACAGGCATAAGGATAGTTAAAGCATTCAATATGAAAAAATACGAGAAAGAGAGGTTCGGTGTCGAGAACCAGAAATTCTACCGGCTTATGATAAAAGCTGTTAAAAGGGAAGCATTTGTAAGCCCTATTGTTGAACTGGTCGGAATAGTTGTTCTTGCCGGAATAAGTATTTACGGGTTCAAACAGGTTGTTGCCGGCGCTATGACAGCCGGATGGTTATTTTATTTTTACGGTTTGGTTGTATCCTGTCTGAAACCCGCTAAGACTCTGGCAAAGACAAATGTGGATATCCAGAGGGCCGCCGCCGCCGCGTCGAAGCTGTTTGAGATATTGGACAAAGAGCCCGATATAAAAGATGAGGATAATGCCGTTGAACTTTCCGGTTTCAGGAATAATATCGAATTCAGGGATGTTTCATTCAAATACGGCGGGTGCGATGAGAATGTTCTTAATGATGTTTCCATCAAAGTTGAAACAGGTAAGATATTGGCGATTGTCGGTCCGAGCGGGGCTGGAAAATCCACTATGGTGAACCTTATCCCGAGGTTTTACGACCCTGTCGCGGGTGCTGTTTTGATAGACGGTAAAGATATACGGCGGTTCAAACTTGAATCTCTCAGGCAAAAGATAGGAATAGTGACACAGGATACCATATTGTTTAACGATACAATAGCGAATAACATCAGTTACGGAAACCGGGAACTCGGACTTGAAGACATTGCAGATGCGGCGAAAAAAGCGAATGCGGATTCTTTTATAAAATCGTTTCAGAAAGGGTATGATACCGTAATAGGGGAGAGAGGCGTCAAGCTTTCCGGAGGGGAAAAGCAGAGGATAACGATTGCCAGGGCTTTGCTGAAAAATCCTCCCATACTTATATTGGATGAAGCTACATCCTCTCTCGATACAGAATCCGAAAAACTTGTGCAGGATGCATTAAATGTCCTGATGAAAGGAAGAACCGTATTTGTGATAGCGCACAGGCTTTCAACAGTTAAAAATGCTGATTCTATAATTGTCCTTGAGCGCGGTAAAGTAGTGCAGCATGGCACACACAGCGCGCTTTTAAATGACGAAAAAGGACTTTATAAAAAACTTTATAATCTTCAGTTTAACCTCTGA